Below is a genomic region from Bacteroidota bacterium.
CAGGGTTGAAATCTTCTTGTTTCTCTGTAAACTGCTCAAACTCCTGCGCTTCGGTATCTTTCTCTTTTACGAATAAATAATCTGTAAAAAATGTGATGTAAGCAAGGAAGCCACCCCCAACGATAATCAAAATAATCAGAAATGTTTTATTGATTTTTCTTGGCATTTTTTTCTCTATATAGAATTCAATTTTTCTTTTTAAAGCGGTGCAAAACTATACATTTCATCTAATTAGCAAAATGATTTTTCTCAGACAATTAACAACACGAATCATACGGATAAAACAGGAAGAGGCGGAAGAAATTCTTCATTACTTTTTCAGTTCTTTCAGAAGGACGGGCACTTCAAACACGGTGAAGAAAAAATAATGCGCCATAAACCCTATGGCGAAAGGAATCAGCGTGGGTTTGTCATAAAATCTGTACGCCAGAATTACCATTATATATAGAAAGAAGCGAAGTGCAGTTGAGCCCATATAGAAACGGATGAAACCCTGCGGCTTGCCTTTTGAGGCGTTGAGTGAAAGAAAATGGAAGGCGATAGTCACTGCAATAAAAAATGCGAACATCATCCACACGTGAGGAATATGTTTTTCAATCGGCATGAAACGAATCCAGCAGAAATCAATGATGGCAATGGTAATAGAGAAAACAAGAAGTTTGGCGAGAAAGTTTTTCATAAACAGTTTGCTAAAATAGACATTCTTGCTTTATTCCTACTTTTGCTCAATGCGGAAATCCTCCCAGATAAATAATTTTCTCCGAAGCCGTTTTGTTTTGCTTTTGTCCGCAGTGGTTTGTTTTTCCATTTCTTTTTTTATCCGTCAGCTGTCGGAAGGGAATTCAGATTTCAGTTCAACGGCAATACAGTTTGAAAATGTTCTGGATAAAAAAGAAGAGCATGCAAAAAAGGAGCTTGCAGAACTTGCCGAGAAAACAAAAAAGTGGACTTATAAAGAACTCATCAGCGAAAAACCCGGTTATTACGAAAGTTTATTTGAGCGCGAAGGACTTGTGTTTCTGATTTTTGAAAATGATTCGCTCCGATTCTGGACGGACAATACGGTGGCGGTAAGCAATTATCTTTCACAAAATTATTTCAACGACAAAATAGTGAAACTCCCGAACGGGTGGTTTGGTATCGAAAAACTTTCAAAAGGGGAAAAACAAATTTTAGCACTCATCCTGCTTAAGCGCGAATATCCTTATCAGAATAAATATCTGACGAATGAATTTCAAAGTGACTTCGGCATAAATGCAGATGTAGAATTAAGAGTTGATGCAGATAAGACCGGACAAAAGAACAGCGTAGAAAAATCTTCAGGCGGAGATGTATATGAAAAGGAAGGCGAGTATTTATGCACGCTTGTTTTTCCTTCATCGAGTACAGGAAGTTCTTTTAATTTTTTTCTCGCGGTTCTTCTTAACCTGTTGGGATTTATTTTTTCTGTTTGGTTTCTGCAATCAGAAGTTGATTCGCTGAAGGACAAAATCGGCAGAGGATGGTCTGCATTACTACTCGCAGTTACGATTATCATTCTCCGCTACCTCACCATTGAAATTGATTTCCCTAAAATCTTTTATGAAATAAAACTTTTCAACCCTGAGTTATATGGCGATGCCTCTTATTCATGGCTCGGTTCGCTGGGCGATTTGATGATCAATGCTGTTCTGTTTTTCTATCTCGCGTTCTATGCTTTCAGAAATATACCTGTGGAAGAAACTAAAAAAGATTTTTTTGAGCACGAGAGAAGTGCGATTTATAAATGGATTTTTCCTTTCCTGATACTTACTCTATTATTTCTTTTTTCAGGAATCATCAATTATGTTTTTTCCGGAATCATCAGCAACTCAAATATTCCGTTCACGCTCAATGATATTTTCAGCCAGAATTTTTTCACTTACATGGCTCTTTCCGTCATCGGTTTGTTTTTCATTTCTTATTTCCTGTTACTGGATAAAATAATTGATATCATCCGCATGATGAAGTTGAAAAGAAAAGAAATCGTAACCGTTACGATTTCATCCACAGTTGTTTTTACTGTCATTTCCCATCTGCTCGGAACCGTTGACCTCATTCTTGTTTTCTGGCCTGTATTTCTTTTTTCTTTTGTAGTGTGGGCAAAGGAAAAACAATTCCGTTATTCTTTTTCGGTGATTGTAATTTTGCTTTTCATCATTTCATTTTTCTCCGCGCATGTGGTATTGAAATTTTCTGATAGGAAAGAGCAAGAGAGCAGAAAAATCTTTGCGCAGAAACTTTCTGCCGAACAGGACCCGCTTGCTGAGCATCTTTTCACAGAAGTGGAAATTCCTATCAGCACGGATACTGCGCTCATCAATCTTCTCGCACATCCGTATCATAAGGATAAATCACCCATCAATCTTCCTTCCGACAAAAAAGAAAATTTCACACGCCAGCTCATTGCAAAATATTTCAGCGGTTACTGGGAAAAATATGAAATTAAAGTTTCGGTATTTGATACGACTTGTCTCCCCATCGTGCAGGGCTCATCACCTGACCGCGATAACCTTAATTATTTTGAAGAAACAATTTCTTCCGAAGGAATTCCAACCGAGAGCAACAGTTTTTATTATCTCACAAATTCCGAAGGGAGAATTTCTTACCTCGCTCGCATTCCTTTGATTCAGACAAATATTTTTTCTTATCGCATAGGCGACCTCTTCATCGAGTTTGATTCAAGAATTGTTTCGGAGGAAATGGGATTTCCGGAACTCATGCTTGACAGAAAATTTGGAATCACTCCTGATTTACTGGATTATTCCTATGCAAAATACAAAGATGGAAAACTGATTACTTATCACGGGAAATTTCCTTACAGCTTGTCGGCAGAAAGTTTTTTACCTGATAGTTCTTCCGGAAAAGATTTTCCAAGAAGTTCTTTTTCTGAAATAGATAATTACAGCCATCTCTCATTCATGACGGATGATAATTCATTGGTGGTCATCAGCAAGAAGGAAGATGGGAGAATCGCAATGGTCACCACCTTTTCTTTTCTGTTTGCGTTTTTCAGTTTGATGCTTTTGATTCTTCTTTTTCTTCGTTTCATCATTTTTGAGAGAACCATCCGCGTTGATTCGTTCCGAAGCAGAATTCAGTATGTGCTGGTTTCAATGGTTTTGTTCTCGCTTTTATTTTTTGGTGCGGGAACGGTTTACTACATTAAACAGCAATACGAACGGCAGACACAGCAAAGGGTGCGCGATAAAATGCTTTCATCACTTGTGGAAGGAATGCAGGAACTTGGCGGTGAAACAGAATTAAAGCAAACCAAATCGGATTATTTTTCCTATGTGCTGAAACGAATGTCAAATATTTTTCTCACCGACATAAGTTTGTATGACAAGGAAGGCAACCTTGCCGGTTCATCGCAGATGAAACTATTTGACGAAGGATTGCTCTCGAGAAAGATGTGCCCGGAATCCTATTTTCGTTTAGCATTGAAACAAAATATAGAATTCATCCACGATGAAAAAATAGGGAACCTGGAATATCTTTCTGCGTACTGTTCGTTCAGAAACAATGAAGGTAATTTGCTCGGTTATCTGAACATTCCGTATTTCGCACGGCAGAGCGAACTGGAAAAAGAAATTTCTGCCATACTTTCTGCTATCATTAATATATATGTATTGTTGTTTGTGATATCGGTGATTCTCGCGCTCGCCATCTCGGAATATTTTACAAAGCCACTCAAACTGATTCAAGGGAAACTCAGTAAGATAAAACTCGGCATGGCGAACGAGCCCATTGAATGGAAATCGCAGGATGAAATCGGAAGTTTGGTGAACGAATACAACCGAATGATTGACCAGCTTCAGAAGAGTGCAGAACTCCTTGCTAAATCAGAAAGAGAAACAGCGTGGAGAGAAATGGCAAAGCAAGTGGCACATGAAATAAAAAATCCGCTTACACCGATGAAACTCAGCATCCAGCATCTTCAGCGCACATGGAAGAATAAGGAGGATGATATGGATAAAAAAATTGAACGCATCACCGCCACGATGATTGAACAGATTGAAACACTTTCAACTATCGCCAGCGAATTTTCAAGTTTCGCTAAAATGCCGACTACCGTAAGTGAAAAAGTGGATGTAAAGAACGCGCTTGAGAACTGCATTTCTCTTTTCAAAGATTCCACCGACACGGAATTTACTTTTGATTCTTCGCTCGATGAAGCATTTGTTTACGCAGACAAAGAACAAATGCTCCGCGTGTGTAACAATCTTCTGAAGAACGCACTGCAGGCAATTCCTGAAAACATGCAGGGAAAAATTGATGTATCTCTCTTGCGAAAAGATAATTCGCTCATCATCAAAATAAAAGATAACGGAACAGGAATCGCAGAAGACAGAATGAATAAAATTTTCCTGCCGAACTTCACTACTAAGACAGGTGGAATGGGTCTTGGTCTTGCTATGGTGAAAAGTATTGTTGAAACTTTCAATGGAAAAATCTGGTTTGAAACTTCGCGTGGTTCAGGAAGTACTTTTTTTGTTTCGCTTCCTGAGTACGCCATCAGCGAATAACGAATCTCTACGAATATACGAATCAATTTTTCGCAATGTGAATTACGTTCCATTCGTATATTCGTATCTCAATTCGTAATTCGTTAATGAGACCAATCAGAGTTTTAGTTGCAAAAGTCGGACTTGACGGCCACGACCGCGGTGCGAAAGTGATTGCTTCGTTTCTGCGCGATGCGGGAATGGAAGTAATTTACACAGGTCTTCGCCAAACTCCCGATATGGTGGTGAACTCCGCGTTGCAGGAAGATGTGGATGTGATCGGAATAAGCATTCTTTCCGGTGCGCACAATACCGTTTTTCCGAAAGTGATGAACCTTATGAAAGAAAGAGGGTTGAACGATGTTTTACTCACAGGCGGAGGAATCATTCCTGACAAGGACATGAAAAAATTAAATGAACTTGGCGTAGGAAAACTTTTTCCTCCAGGAACGGATACAAAAGAGATTGTGGAGTATATAACGGAGTGGGTGAAATCAAATAGAAAATTCTAAAAACAAAACAACAATGAAAAACATCATCAATAAATTTACTGTGATTAGCAGCATTTTACTTTTTACAATTGCTTTTCAGTTTTTTTCCTGCAAAAAACCTTGTGAGAACAAAATCATTGCCGTATTTGAAAGTGCGGGAAGATTGGAAGAAGGGAATAAAGTTCAGTCAAAAGGGATTGAGATAGGCGAAGTCACCCGCATTGACCTGAGCGGAAAAGGAAAAGTAATTGTGGAGTTGTGTATTAATCCTAAATATAAGATCCCCAAAAATTCTACATGCAGTGTTTCTATGGTTAGTTTATTCGGAGACAAAATAGTTGAAGTCATTTATTCAGAAGATCCGACATTTTGCGCTAACAACGATACCATTCAGGGAAGCAACCTGTCCACGCTCGGAAATGTATTCAAATCAATTATTGATGAAGTGAAAGATTCTTTAACATTCACTGATAGCTTGGGGAATAAAGTCAACATAATAGATTCCATTCAAAAGAACGCGAAATAATTCCTCATGAACTTTTCAGAAATAGTGCAACTCAGTGTGCAACAAAGGATTATTTTGGTGGACGCGATATGGGAAAGCATTACTGCAGACCGAAAAAAAATCCGCTAGACGAAGAACAAATTGAAGAAGCGCAACAAAGAATAATTGCCGCTCAAAAGAAACCTTCTTATCTGAATCATTGGGAGAAAATGAAATCACATGAGAAGAAGAAGAAATAAATGAGTAAGCATATTGCCATATCCGATGAAATGGTGGTAAATAAGATTTACCATATAAGAGGACAAAGGATAATGCTTGACAGGGACCTTGCGGAACTATATGGAGTAGATGTAAAGCAACTCAAAAGACAAGTAAGGCGAAATATCAGTCGTTTCCCGGACGATTTTATGTTTGAATTAACCAAAGCAGAGTTTGAAAATTGGAGGAGCCAATTTGGCACCTCCAATTTTTCTGATAAGATGGGATTGCGTTACAACCCTTTTGCATTTACTGAATACGGAGTACTGATGTTATCCAGCGTTTTGAAAAGTGCCAGAGCCATACAAGTGAACATACAGATAATGCGTGTTTACACAAAAATGAAACAGTTACTGCTTACGCATAAAGATATACTGGCAAAGATAGAACAGTTAGAGAAGAAATTAATGAAACAGGGGAGAAAGAATAAAAAATACGATGAGCAGATGCAGTTGCTTTTTGCATATCTTGAAGAGTTATTGCCAAGGAAGAATGAACCGATGAAGAAGATCGGATATAAAAGAAAAGATGAAGAGTAATATCTGTAAAAAGAAACCATCCTATTTGAGCCACTGGGAGAAAATTAAAAACATACAGGCAAAGAAGAAATAGTACGTTGAACTTTCAAAGTTCACCATCAAAAATCTGCAACCCTCTGATAATAGCAGCGACTCAGTAATGAACAACTCCCCGTTAATTGTTAAGTTTTTCTCATCGAACGGGAATAAAATCAATTGTTACATTCGTTGAATTATTTTGGCTGAAGAGTATGACTTTCGAAAACCTACTCACAAAAATTGATGACGGTGTATTTACTATTACCATTAACCGCCCCGATAAACTTAACGCATTGAACAAACTCACGGTGCAGGAACTCGGAAGGGCAATACAGCACGCTAAAGAAAATACGGATGTAAAAGCCATCATCATAACAGGTGCCGGCACGAAAGGTTTTGTGGCGGGAGCAGATATTGCTGAATTTATCGGACTCTCTCCTTCAGAGGCAAAATCAATGGCAACAGAAGGACAGCGTGTTTTCAAATCCATAGAAGATTGTCACAAGCCGGTGGTTGCCGGAGTGAATGGTTTTGCGCTTGGTGGTGGTTGCGAACTTGCCATGGCATGTCATCTGCGTGTGGCGAGCGACAACGCAAAGTTCGGGCAGCCGGAAGTGAACCTCGGTTTAATTGCGGGCTATGGCGGGACCCAACGACTCATACAGTATATCGGCAAAACAAAAGCTATGGAACTTCATCTTACGGGCGATATGATTACAGCAGATCAAGCACTTGAACTCGGACTGGTGAATTATGTTACCACGCAGGAGCAGCTTATTTCAAGGTGCATTGAAATTATTAATACAAAAGAAATGGTTCATCCAAATTACAGAAATATATATGGAAATTAAAATAGAAAACGGGTTTCAATACAAATATGAATTCAGCTTTTTCAACGATGATATTATCGGGTTTGCTAAAGTTTCTGGTGATAATAATCCCATTCATCTGGATGAGGAATATGCAAGCAAAACAATCTTCAAGAGGCGCATCATACATGGATTTTTAGGAGGCAGTGTGTTTTCAAAAGTGTTCGGAACCATAATTCCGGGAGAAGGAACCATTTATCTTTCTCAGTCGCTGAAATTTATGGGACCCATGTATATCGGTGAACCTTATACCGCAGTGTTTGATTTTTTGGAGGTAGATGTGGCAAAGCATCGTGCAAAAGTTCAGACAAAAATTGTTGACTGCAATAATAACGTTGTTATTTCAGGCGAAGCATTGGTGCTGAATCATAATAAGATTGTATGACAGAAGAAACTTTATACCAAAGGTAAACGGAAATCCGAAAATGATTACACCGATTTTATTTTGATTACACAGATGAAACAACAGAAAAGCAATCGGTGTAATCATGTATTTTTTCGGAAATCTGTGTAATCTCGGTATAATTAAACAAAAAGTTTTTATGACTTTCAAGAAATTGCTCACTAAAATAGAAAATGGAATTCTTACCATCACCATTAACCGACCTGCGAAACTGAATGCATTGAACAAAGGCATGGTTCTGGAAATCGGACAGGCGATAAAATGGGCAATCGAAAATCCGGATGTAAGAGGCATCATCATCACCGGTGCGGGTAATGAAAGTTTTGTTTCGGGTGCAGATATTACTGAATTTACAGGAAAAACTCCTGAGGAAGGAAGGGCGATGGCGCAGTTGGGGCAAGCCACTTTCAAATCAATAGAAAATTCTCCCAAACCGGTTATTGCAGCAGTGAACGGATATGCTCTTGGCGGTGGATGCGAACTGGCAATGTCATGCCACTTGCGTGTGGCAAGTGAAAATGCAACGTTCGGTCAGCCGGAAGTTAGCATTGGTGTGATTGCAGGTTATGGAGGAACTCAGAATCTCATCCAGTGCATCGGCAAAACAAAAGCAATGGAACTGCATCTCACAGGCGATTGGATTTCTGCAGAGCAGGCGTTGAAATTCGGTCTGGTAAATTATGTTACCACGCAGCAACAACTCATTCCAAAGTGCGTGGAGATACTTGAAAAAATAAAAACCAAGTCTCCCAAAGCGGTGGGCGGTGCCATTGTAGCCATGAACGCCTTTTTTAAGGACGGAGTGGATGGATTTCAGGTAGAAGTGAACGAGTTTGGAAAATGTTTTTCCTATGAAGATGTAAAAGAAGGCACTGCAGCGTTTATTGAAAAAAGAAAACCTAATTTTACGGGGAAATAATATTGACTTTTTTGTTCCTTTTGCATTGGGATTAAGCAGAGAAAATTTTATGTAACTTCCAGTCGTCAAAACCGTCTTAAGTCAAATCCCGATTACATGAAAAGATATCTTCTCTTTTTATTCTTAATTCTAAATTCTTCATTCTTAATTTTTTCCCAGGATTTCTACGCCATTGACACTATTCAGAAAATTGAAATCTCTTTCTCCCAGCCCAATTGGGATTATATTCTTGATACTGCAAAACAGGGGAGTGACAGCTATACAATGGCACAATGGGTAAAAATAAACGGAGTTCAGTTTGACAGCGCGGGAGTAAAATACAAAGGCAACAGTTCCTACAATCCTAACAATCTGAAAAACCCTCTGCACATTGAACTCGACCATTTCATAAGTCAGGATTATCTCGGATACAAAGACATCAAACTCAGCAATGGATATCATGAACCTTCTTTTGTGCGCGAAGTGATGCTCTATTCTATTTTTCAGAATTATGCCGAAGCATCCCGCGCCAATTTTGCTCAGGTATATATCAACGGTCAGTATTGGGGAGTATATTCAAATGTTGAAGCCGTAACGAATACTTTTCTTGATGATCGTTTGTTTTCAAACAATGGCACTTTTATCTTTGCAGATAATGGTGGCTGCGATTTAAGATACAAGGGAAATGACAGTACAATGTATTATACTCCTTACACGATGAAGTCAACGTATGGATGGGCTGAGCTTATGCATTTATGCGACTCACTCATAAATAATATCAGCGGGATTGAAAATATTCTGGATGTAGATCGCACACTCTGGCTTCATTCATACACAAACGCAACCGTTACGCTCGACAGTTATCTCGGAAATTCTAAACACAACTATTATATTTACGAAGACCACAATGGCAGATTCAATCCAATCATCTGGGATTTGAACGGTGGATTAGGCGTATTCAATAAACTTGATTTTGGTCCGGGGCTTACTACGGCACAAATGCAGAACCTGACTCCACTTGCCCACGCCAATGATTCCATGTGGCCGCTGGTAAAAAACCTGCTGGCTGTACCTATATACAAGCGAATGTATATTGCGCACATGAAAACCATCATGAGTGAAAATATTTCCAACAATTATTATTACACGTTCGCGCAGCAGTTGCAGTCGATTGTTGATACTGCTGTTGCTTCTGACCCAAAAAAGTTTGATACTTACGCAAATTTCCTGAGCAACCTGAATAACACGGTGATACAGGGACCCAAGACCATTCCGGGAATTACTGAACTGATGATAGCGCGGAATACTTTTTTGAATTCCACGGCTGAGTTTCAGCAGGTGGCTCCGGTGATTTCCGGTATCACTCCATCAAATTCTTTTCCGCTTATCAATTCAAATGTATTTATTACTGCAACGGTTTCCAACGCAACAGCAGTTTATCTCGGCATGAGATATTCTGTGATGGAAAGATTCACGCGAATAGTAATGTACGATGACGGTCTGCACGGGGATGGAACTTCGGGCGATGGCGTGTATGGTGTTTCTGTTTCTGTTTCTCAACCCGAAATTCAATATTACATTTATGCGGATAACAACAATGCAGGAATTTTTTCTCCTGCCCGCGCGGAGCATGAATATTATACGCTGGATGCTAATTACGCTGCGTTAAGCGCAGGGCAAGTAGTGATAAACGAAATCATGGCAGTGAACAACACAACCATTCAAAACGCAAACGGAGTTTATGGCGACTGGATTGAACTTTACAACACAACCTCCAATACCGTTTCGATGGATTACCTGAATTTATCGGATAATATTTCCAATTCCACCAAGTGGCAGTTCCCGAACGGCAAAACTATTTCGCCAAACGGATTTTTGATTGTGTGGGCGGATAACGATACTTCCTCCACCGAAATTCATTGCGACTTTGGATTTTCAGGAAACGGAGAGCAGGCGATTATTTCTTATTCCAACGGAACCATTCTTGACAGCGTAAGTTTCCCCGTTCAAACTGCCGATATCACTTGGGGAAGATATCCCAATGGAACCGGACCATTTATGTTTTTAACACCCACTTTCAACGCAGTAAATTCAATTGCGGGAGTGGGGGAGGAGATGAATGAGAATGATATTTCTATTTATCCGAATCCTTGCAACAGCCAGTTTACAGTTTACGGTCTGCGGTCTATGGTTGAGTTATCAGTTGTTGATGTACTTGGAAATAAATTGTTGTCCGCAACTGTAAACAAGAAACAGGAAACCGTAAACCTGAGTGTAGCGAGCGGAATTTATCTTCTCCACATTCAAAACGAAAATTACTCTCTGACGAGAAAAATTGTTGTGAATCATTGATAGGAAATGCGGTTCTTACTTATGCACCTTCCTGATAAACTCCTCCACTTCCGGCACACCGCCTTGCAAAACTAAATAGCCGTTGTAAGGTTCGCGCTCGGTAATATCTGAACAGATTGGATTCAGCATC
It encodes:
- a CDS encoding MaoC family dehydratase, producing the protein MEIKIENGFQYKYEFSFFNDDIIGFAKVSGDNNPIHLDEEYASKTIFKRRIIHGFLGGSVFSKVFGTIIPGEGTIYLSQSLKFMGPMYIGEPYTAVFDFLEVDVAKHRAKVQTKIVDCNNNVVISGEALVLNHNKIV
- a CDS encoding ORF6N domain-containing protein; the encoded protein is MSKHIAISDEMVVNKIYHIRGQRIMLDRDLAELYGVDVKQLKRQVRRNISRFPDDFMFELTKAEFENWRSQFGTSNFSDKMGLRYNPFAFTEYGVLMLSSVLKSARAIQVNIQIMRVYTKMKQLLLTHKDILAKIEQLEKKLMKQGRKNKKYDEQMQLLFAYLEELLPRKNEPMKKIGYKRKDEE
- a CDS encoding cobalamin B12-binding domain-containing protein; this translates as MRNSLMRPIRVLVAKVGLDGHDRGAKVIASFLRDAGMEVIYTGLRQTPDMVVNSALQEDVDVIGISILSGAHNTVFPKVMNLMKERGLNDVLLTGGGIIPDKDMKKLNELGVGKLFPPGTDTKEIVEYITEWVKSNRKF
- a CDS encoding GHKL domain-containing protein: MRKSSQINNFLRSRFVLLLSAVVCFSISFFIRQLSEGNSDFSSTAIQFENVLDKKEEHAKKELAELAEKTKKWTYKELISEKPGYYESLFEREGLVFLIFENDSLRFWTDNTVAVSNYLSQNYFNDKIVKLPNGWFGIEKLSKGEKQILALILLKREYPYQNKYLTNEFQSDFGINADVELRVDADKTGQKNSVEKSSGGDVYEKEGEYLCTLVFPSSSTGSSFNFFLAVLLNLLGFIFSVWFLQSEVDSLKDKIGRGWSALLLAVTIIILRYLTIEIDFPKIFYEIKLFNPELYGDASYSWLGSLGDLMINAVLFFYLAFYAFRNIPVEETKKDFFEHERSAIYKWIFPFLILTLLFLFSGIINYVFSGIISNSNIPFTLNDIFSQNFFTYMALSVIGLFFISYFLLLDKIIDIIRMMKLKRKEIVTVTISSTVVFTVISHLLGTVDLILVFWPVFLFSFVVWAKEKQFRYSFSVIVILLFIISFFSAHVVLKFSDRKEQESRKIFAQKLSAEQDPLAEHLFTEVEIPISTDTALINLLAHPYHKDKSPINLPSDKKENFTRQLIAKYFSGYWEKYEIKVSVFDTTCLPIVQGSSPDRDNLNYFEETISSEGIPTESNSFYYLTNSEGRISYLARIPLIQTNIFSYRIGDLFIEFDSRIVSEEMGFPELMLDRKFGITPDLLDYSYAKYKDGKLITYHGKFPYSLSAESFLPDSSSGKDFPRSSFSEIDNYSHLSFMTDDNSLVVISKKEDGRIAMVTTFSFLFAFFSLMLLILLFLRFIIFERTIRVDSFRSRIQYVLVSMVLFSLLFFGAGTVYYIKQQYERQTQQRVRDKMLSSLVEGMQELGGETELKQTKSDYFSYVLKRMSNIFLTDISLYDKEGNLAGSSQMKLFDEGLLSRKMCPESYFRLALKQNIEFIHDEKIGNLEYLSAYCSFRNNEGNLLGYLNIPYFARQSELEKEISAILSAIINIYVLLFVISVILALAISEYFTKPLKLIQGKLSKIKLGMANEPIEWKSQDEIGSLVNEYNRMIDQLQKSAELLAKSERETAWREMAKQVAHEIKNPLTPMKLSIQHLQRTWKNKEDDMDKKIERITATMIEQIETLSTIASEFSSFAKMPTTVSEKVDVKNALENCISLFKDSTDTEFTFDSSLDEAFVYADKEQMLRVCNNLLKNALQAIPENMQGKIDVSLLRKDNSLIIKIKDNGTGIAEDRMNKIFLPNFTTKTGGMGLGLAMVKSIVETFNGKIWFETSRGSGSTFFVSLPEYAISE
- a CDS encoding CotH kinase family protein gives rise to the protein MKRYLLFLFLILNSSFLIFSQDFYAIDTIQKIEISFSQPNWDYILDTAKQGSDSYTMAQWVKINGVQFDSAGVKYKGNSSYNPNNLKNPLHIELDHFISQDYLGYKDIKLSNGYHEPSFVREVMLYSIFQNYAEASRANFAQVYINGQYWGVYSNVEAVTNTFLDDRLFSNNGTFIFADNGGCDLRYKGNDSTMYYTPYTMKSTYGWAELMHLCDSLINNISGIENILDVDRTLWLHSYTNATVTLDSYLGNSKHNYYIYEDHNGRFNPIIWDLNGGLGVFNKLDFGPGLTTAQMQNLTPLAHANDSMWPLVKNLLAVPIYKRMYIAHMKTIMSENISNNYYYTFAQQLQSIVDTAVASDPKKFDTYANFLSNLNNTVIQGPKTIPGITELMIARNTFLNSTAEFQQVAPVISGITPSNSFPLINSNVFITATVSNATAVYLGMRYSVMERFTRIVMYDDGLHGDGTSGDGVYGVSVSVSQPEIQYYIYADNNNAGIFSPARAEHEYYTLDANYAALSAGQVVINEIMAVNNTTIQNANGVYGDWIELYNTTSNTVSMDYLNLSDNISNSTKWQFPNGKTISPNGFLIVWADNDTSSTEIHCDFGFSGNGEQAIISYSNGTILDSVSFPVQTADITWGRYPNGTGPFMFLTPTFNAVNSIAGVGEEMNENDISIYPNPCNSQFTVYGLRSMVELSVVDVLGNKLLSATVNKKQETVNLSVASGIYLLHIQNENYSLTRKIVVNH
- a CDS encoding MCE family protein gives rise to the protein MKNIINKFTVISSILLFTIAFQFFSCKKPCENKIIAVFESAGRLEEGNKVQSKGIEIGEVTRIDLSGKGKVIVELCINPKYKIPKNSTCSVSMVSLFGDKIVEVIYSEDPTFCANNDTIQGSNLSTLGNVFKSIIDEVKDSLTFTDSLGNKVNIIDSIQKNAK
- a CDS encoding enoyl-CoA hydratase/isomerase family protein; the encoded protein is MTFKKLLTKIENGILTITINRPAKLNALNKGMVLEIGQAIKWAIENPDVRGIIITGAGNESFVSGADITEFTGKTPEEGRAMAQLGQATFKSIENSPKPVIAAVNGYALGGGCELAMSCHLRVASENATFGQPEVSIGVIAGYGGTQNLIQCIGKTKAMELHLTGDWISAEQALKFGLVNYVTTQQQLIPKCVEILEKIKTKSPKAVGGAIVAMNAFFKDGVDGFQVEVNEFGKCFSYEDVKEGTAAFIEKRKPNFTGK
- a CDS encoding enoyl-CoA hydratase/isomerase family protein; this translates as MTFENLLTKIDDGVFTITINRPDKLNALNKLTVQELGRAIQHAKENTDVKAIIITGAGTKGFVAGADIAEFIGLSPSEAKSMATEGQRVFKSIEDCHKPVVAGVNGFALGGGCELAMACHLRVASDNAKFGQPEVNLGLIAGYGGTQRLIQYIGKTKAMELHLTGDMITADQALELGLVNYVTTQEQLISRCIEIINTKEMVHPNYRNIYGN
- a CDS encoding addiction module protein, whose protein sequence is MNFSEIVQLSVQQRIILVDAIWESITADRKKIR